From Candidatus Pedobacter colombiensis, one genomic window encodes:
- the uvrA gene encoding excinuclease ABC subunit UvrA, with the protein MSKNTVDLGEQKDVEVYGARVHNLKNIDISFPRNKLVVITGLSGSGKSSLAFDTIYAEGQRRYMETFSAYSRQFMGGMERPDVDKVSGLSPVIAIEQKTTSKNPRSTVGTITEIYDFMRLLYARTADAYSYNTGEKMERMSEGQILENIFNKFGEMPVNILAPVVKGRKGHYRELFEQIRKQGYVKVRIDGDIQDITPKMQVDRYKIHDIEIVVDRLIIDRKDVKRLQDSLQTAMRLGKGIIKISDKDNNVAHFSRFLMCPTTGISYDEPQPNSFSFNSPYGACENCDGLGYIFVVDKESVMPNPKLSIMNGGLAPLGEYRDIWMFQVLKALAKKYNFSLSTPIEKLGDDIINIILNGSHELLSVAVEYNKWNVQNYQITFDGIIKLLEEQQERKGEAAVDDMESFRKLKTCPVCNGARLKKESLHFKIDGKNIFELAEMDISTIRAWFEGLESRLNDRQNTIAKEILKEIRSRLGFLSDVGLNYLSLDRTARTLSGGEAQRIRLATQIGSQLMNVMYILDEPSIGLHQRDNERLIGALKNLRDLGNTVLVVEHDKDMILEADHVIDVGPAAGVRGGQIVAEGTPAEILKLDTLTTAYLNGKKGIEVPKKRRKGTGHKLSIIKASGHNLKDVSVDFPLGKFITVTGVSGSGKSSLITETLYPILNHHFFRAKKHPLPYEKINGLKEIDKVIEIDQAPIGRTPRSNPSTYTGVFSDIRNLYVQLPEAKIRGYKPGRFSFNVKGGRCETCQGGGMKVIEMNFLPDVQVPCEECHGKRYNRETLEVRYRSKSISDVLDMSIEEACDFFENMPSIYRKIKTLKDVGLGYITLGQSSTTLSGGEAQRVKLATELSKKDTGRTFYILDEPTTGLHFEDINVLLGVLNELVERGNTVLVIEHNLDVVKVADWVIDLGEEGGAGGGRIIFEGTPEGLIQNPISLTGKFLKKELGL; encoded by the coding sequence TTGAGTCCGGTTATTGCCATAGAGCAGAAAACTACCAGTAAAAACCCCCGGTCTACAGTAGGTACGATCACTGAGATTTACGATTTTATGCGTCTGTTATACGCCCGTACCGCTGATGCTTATTCGTATAATACGGGTGAGAAGATGGAACGGATGAGTGAAGGTCAGATTCTTGAAAATATCTTTAATAAGTTTGGCGAGATGCCTGTAAATATCCTTGCTCCGGTAGTAAAAGGGCGTAAAGGACATTATAGAGAGTTATTTGAGCAAATTCGTAAGCAAGGTTATGTAAAGGTGCGTATCGACGGTGATATTCAGGATATTACTCCGAAAATGCAGGTAGACCGCTATAAGATTCATGATATTGAAATTGTGGTAGATCGACTGATCATCGACCGTAAAGATGTAAAGCGTTTACAAGATTCGTTGCAAACTGCTATGCGTTTGGGTAAAGGCATCATTAAGATCAGTGATAAGGACAATAATGTTGCCCATTTTAGCCGTTTCTTGATGTGTCCAACTACGGGTATCTCTTACGATGAACCACAGCCAAACAGCTTCTCCTTCAACTCACCATATGGTGCTTGCGAAAATTGTGATGGCCTGGGTTATATTTTCGTGGTAGATAAGGAATCTGTGATGCCCAACCCTAAGTTGAGCATTATGAATGGTGGATTGGCGCCACTTGGAGAATACCGTGATATTTGGATGTTCCAGGTATTAAAGGCACTGGCTAAGAAGTACAATTTTTCTTTGTCTACCCCAATTGAAAAGTTGGGTGATGACATCATCAATATCATTTTAAACGGCTCTCATGAACTACTTTCAGTAGCAGTAGAGTACAATAAATGGAACGTACAAAACTATCAGATTACTTTTGATGGTATCATTAAACTGCTGGAAGAACAACAGGAGCGTAAAGGTGAGGCTGCAGTAGATGATATGGAAAGTTTCCGCAAGCTAAAAACATGTCCGGTTTGTAATGGAGCACGTTTAAAGAAAGAAAGTCTGCATTTTAAAATCGACGGCAAGAATATTTTTGAGTTGGCAGAAATGGATATCAGTACGATTAGAGCCTGGTTTGAAGGTTTAGAAAGCAGATTAAACGATAGACAAAATACAATTGCCAAAGAAATTTTAAAAGAAATCCGGTCAAGATTGGGCTTCTTAAGTGATGTTGGATTGAACTATTTGTCGCTTGACCGTACTGCACGTACACTTTCGGGTGGAGAGGCACAAAGGATCAGGTTGGCTACACAGATCGGATCGCAGTTGATGAATGTAATGTATATCCTGGATGAGCCTAGTATAGGACTTCATCAACGTGATAATGAACGCTTAATTGGCGCTTTGAAAAATCTGAGGGATCTGGGAAACACAGTTTTGGTAGTGGAGCATGATAAGGATATGATTTTGGAGGCCGACCATGTGATCGATGTTGGTCCGGCAGCAGGTGTGCGTGGTGGACAAATCGTAGCGGAAGGTACTCCGGCAGAAATCCTGAAATTGGATACCCTTACTACCGCATATTTAAATGGCAAAAAGGGTATCGAGGTTCCTAAAAAAAGAAGAAAAGGAACCGGACATAAGCTGTCAATCATTAAGGCAAGCGGACACAATCTAAAGGATGTTTCCGTAGATTTTCCATTGGGTAAGTTTATCACTGTGACCGGTGTTTCGGGTAGTGGTAAATCGAGCTTAATCACAGAGACACTATATCCCATATTAAATCATCACTTTTTTAGGGCTAAAAAACATCCTCTACCATATGAGAAGATCAATGGCTTAAAGGAAATAGATAAAGTAATTGAAATTGACCAGGCTCCGATCGGGCGTACGCCACGTTCTAATCCTTCTACTTATACAGGTGTATTTTCGGACATCAGAAATCTATATGTTCAACTGCCTGAAGCTAAGATAAGGGGATATAAACCAGGTCGTTTCTCATTCAATGTAAAGGGGGGGCGCTGCGAAACCTGTCAGGGTGGGGGTATGAAGGTTATTGAAATGAATTTTCTACCTGATGTACAAGTGCCATGTGAGGAGTGTCACGGCAAAAGATATAACCGCGAAACACTTGAAGTCCGTTACAGGAGCAAGTCGATTAGTGATGTGCTAGACATGAGTATTGAAGAGGCCTGTGACTTTTTTGAGAATATGCCTTCGATTTACAGGAAGATCAAGACATTGAAAGATGTTGGATTGGGGTATATCACTTTAGGTCAGTCGTCTACGACGTTGTCTGGCGGTGAAGCTCAGCGGGTTAAATTGGCGACAGAGCTTTCAAAAAAGGACACGGGGCGGACATTTTATATCCTGGATGAGCCTACAACTGGCCTACATTTTGAGGATATAAATGTATTACTGGGGGTGCTTAACGAATTGGTAGAGCGTGGAAATACGGTGCTGGTTATTGAGCATAATCTGGATGTAGTAAAAGTTGCCGATTGGGTAATAGACCTGGGCGAGGAAGGCGGTGCCGGAGGTGGAAGAATCATCTTTGAGGGGACTCCTGAAGGCTTGATCCAGAATCCGATCAGCTTAACCGGCAAGTTCCTGAAAAAGGAATTGGGCCTGTAA
- a CDS encoding NAD(P)H-hydrate dehydratase, with the protein MAVFLSTFLPDSDASSKLQVVDEGLEKSGTENESSPYKLIESADIKGILEPRKPFSHKGTYGHALIIAGAVKTMGAALLCASGCLYGGAGLTTVSIPESGLMALNTALPEAMYLDRSSLLKIKSLKKYNAIAIGPGLGKLFEAVHIMEELVVLNAPVVVDADALNILSKRDDLLLHLAKDSIFTPHLKEFDNLFGTHKNWWDRLQAGRRMAKKLGSVIVLKNQYTFIIDQQGDVMINPTGNPAMSQGGMGDVLTGLITSYVAQGYSAKAAAILGCYFHGRAGDELALSHHNITASQLAAQIPITVKSFFK; encoded by the coding sequence ATGGCAGTCTTTTTAAGTACCTTTTTGCCCGATTCTGATGCCTCAAGTAAATTGCAGGTTGTGGATGAAGGATTGGAAAAATCGGGCACGGAAAATGAAAGCTCTCCCTATAAATTAATTGAAAGCGCTGATATTAAGGGGATTCTCGAACCCAGAAAGCCTTTTTCACATAAAGGCACTTATGGTCATGCGCTGATTATTGCGGGTGCAGTGAAAACCATGGGGGCGGCGTTGCTTTGTGCAAGTGGTTGTTTGTATGGTGGCGCTGGCTTAACTACGGTTTCTATACCAGAAAGCGGGCTAATGGCTTTAAATACTGCACTTCCCGAAGCGATGTATCTGGACAGAAGTAGCCTTTTGAAAATAAAATCATTAAAAAAATACAATGCCATTGCAATAGGCCCCGGATTAGGGAAACTATTTGAAGCGGTGCACATAATGGAAGAGTTGGTTGTTTTAAATGCACCTGTTGTTGTTGATGCTGATGCTTTAAATATCCTTTCTAAGCGGGATGACTTGCTTTTGCACCTGGCAAAGGATTCTATATTTACTCCCCACTTAAAGGAATTTGACAACCTCTTTGGCACACATAAAAACTGGTGGGATAGATTGCAGGCTGGAAGAAGAATGGCAAAAAAACTGGGTTCTGTTATTGTCTTGAAAAACCAATACACCTTTATTATTGACCAGCAAGGTGATGTGATGATTAATCCTACAGGTAATCCGGCAATGTCGCAAGGTGGAATGGGGGATGTATTAACAGGCTTAATTACTTCATATGTTGCGCAAGGGTACAGTGCAAAGGCTGCAGCTATATTGGGCTGTTATTTCCATGGAAGGGCTGGGGACGAACTGGCTTTAAGCCATCACAACATAACCGCATCACAGTTGGCAGCACAAATTCCTATAACTGTAAAATCATTTTTTAAATAG
- a CDS encoding sigma-70 family RNA polymerase sigma factor, with the protein MTTVKKISLPEEELVSALKSQNTIAIHALYDMYSAALFGIISRIIPQTEIAEDILQETFIKIWNSADGYDSDKGRLFTWMMNIARNLAIDKLRSKDYRNAEKNQDIENNVDFIDAHKEISFNADTLGIKDIVNTLKPELKAVLDMIYFRGYTHVEAAEELNLPLGTIKTRARMAIIELRKKFN; encoded by the coding sequence TTGACAACAGTAAAAAAAATATCTCTCCCTGAAGAAGAGCTGGTAAGCGCCCTTAAAAGCCAAAATACCATTGCCATTCACGCATTATACGACATGTATTCTGCTGCGTTATTTGGAATTATCTCTCGAATTATCCCACAAACGGAAATTGCCGAAGACATTTTACAGGAAACTTTTATAAAAATATGGAATTCAGCAGATGGTTATGACTCCGACAAAGGGCGTCTGTTTACCTGGATGATGAACATTGCCCGTAATCTGGCAATTGATAAACTGCGCTCTAAAGATTATAGGAACGCTGAAAAAAACCAGGACATTGAAAATAACGTAGATTTTATTGATGCACATAAGGAAATATCTTTTAATGCGGATACATTAGGCATTAAGGACATAGTAAATACCCTTAAACCTGAATTAAAAGCAGTGCTCGATATGATCTATTTTAGGGGATACACCCATGTAGAAGCAGCAGAGGAATTAAATTTGCCACTGGGAACTATAAAAACAAGAGCCCGAATGGCAATTATAGAGTTAAGAAAGAAGTTTAATTAA
- the lipA gene encoding lipoyl synthase, translated as MIALPVVSENPVQRKPDWLRVKLPVGKEYAQVRSLVDTHKLHTICESGNCPNMGECWGAGTATFMILGNICTRSCSFCAVATGRPLAVDTDEPNRVANSVKLMQVKHCVITSVDRDDLKDGGSIIWAETLQAIRRESPETTLETLIPDFKGQWDNLYRVLEERPEVMSHNVETVKRLTKQVRIQAKYDRSLEALKRISEFGLRTKTGIMLGLGETEDDVLEAMDDLVANGVHILTLGQYLQPTRNHHPVVDWIHPDQFAKYKEIGLAKGLRYVESGPLVRSSYHAEKHLFDL; from the coding sequence ATGATCGCACTTCCGGTTGTTTCAGAAAACCCAGTACAACGTAAACCAGATTGGCTTAGAGTTAAGCTTCCTGTAGGTAAAGAATATGCGCAAGTGCGCAGTTTGGTTGATACCCATAAACTCCATACCATCTGCGAAAGTGGTAATTGCCCTAATATGGGCGAATGTTGGGGTGCAGGTACAGCAACCTTTATGATCCTGGGTAACATCTGTACCCGATCATGCTCTTTTTGCGCTGTAGCTACAGGCAGACCTTTAGCAGTTGATACTGACGAACCTAACCGGGTTGCAAACTCTGTTAAATTGATGCAGGTAAAACACTGTGTAATTACTTCGGTTGACAGGGATGACCTGAAAGACGGCGGTTCAATTATATGGGCTGAAACTTTACAGGCCATCAGAAGAGAAAGCCCTGAAACTACTTTAGAAACGTTAATACCTGACTTTAAAGGTCAATGGGATAACTTATACCGCGTTTTAGAAGAACGTCCTGAAGTGATGTCGCACAACGTAGAAACAGTGAAACGCTTAACTAAACAAGTGCGTATCCAGGCAAAATACGACAGAAGTCTTGAGGCTCTTAAACGTATCTCTGAATTCGGACTGAGAACCAAAACCGGAATTATGTTGGGACTAGGTGAAACAGAGGACGATGTTTTAGAAGCGATGGATGATCTTGTCGCCAATGGAGTACATATCCTGACCTTAGGACAATACCTGCAGCCTACACGCAACCATCATCCTGTGGTTGACTGGATTCATCCGGATCAATTTGCTAAGTATAAAGAGATCGGATTGGCTAAAGGATTAAGGTATGTAGAAAGTGGACCGCTTGTACGCTCTTCTTATCATGCTGAAAAACACCTGTTTGATCTTTAA
- a CDS encoding META domain-containing protein, which yields MKKILSVILITISALVACTSMKPNQAVQKLTGQWQLNYISGIKMTFDDLYPWAKPTLNFNAPFTEVSGNTSCNGFSTKLVVDGTKMTISQPGAMTMKHCEGDGEMKFMEMLKKVNAYNIDGNLLTLLHDGFPVMTFNKK from the coding sequence ATGAAAAAAATATTGTCTGTTATCCTCATCACTATTAGCGCTTTAGTCGCTTGTACTTCGATGAAACCAAATCAAGCCGTTCAAAAACTAACCGGCCAATGGCAGCTAAACTACATTTCCGGAATAAAAATGACCTTTGATGATCTATATCCTTGGGCCAAACCTACGCTAAATTTCAACGCCCCCTTTACAGAAGTAAGCGGCAACACCAGTTGTAATGGATTTAGCACAAAACTAGTGGTCGATGGAACGAAAATGACCATTTCACAGCCAGGTGCGATGACTATGAAACATTGCGAAGGTGACGGAGAAATGAAGTTTATGGAAATGCTCAAAAAAGTAAACGCTTATAATATTGATGGCAATCTGCTTACCTTACTACACGATGGTTTCCCGGTAATGACATTTAACAAGAAATAG
- a CDS encoding OsmC family protein: MSTSKITYNGGLRTTSIHQRSGNEIITDAPVDNKGKGEAFSPTDLLATSLGNCMLTIVGIVANEHGFNIDGTTCNITKIMTEHPRRVAEIVVDFQFPANNYSDKDKTIIERSANTCPVIYSLHPDIKKTVTFNY; encoded by the coding sequence ATGAGCACTTCAAAAATAACTTACAATGGTGGTTTAAGAACCACTTCTATACATCAACGTTCCGGAAATGAAATCATCACAGATGCTCCGGTAGACAATAAAGGTAAGGGTGAAGCATTTTCGCCAACTGATTTATTGGCTACTTCTTTGGGCAACTGTATGCTTACTATTGTGGGAATTGTAGCAAATGAACATGGTTTTAACATTGATGGTACTACCTGCAATATCACTAAGATTATGACAGAGCACCCAAGAAGGGTGGCGGAAATAGTGGTTGATTTTCAATTCCCTGCGAACAACTATTCTGATAAGGATAAAACGATCATTGAACGTTCGGCCAATACCTGTCCTGTGATCTACAGTTTACATCCTGATATTAAGAAAACGGTTACTTTTAATTATTAA
- the ytxJ gene encoding bacillithiol system redox-active protein YtxJ gives MQWKNITDPAHISQIQNQEGYSLIFKHSTRCSVSAMAKRRFEMDWEAIPENTSLYFLDLISYRDLSAQIAETFQVHHESPQILLIKDGDCILDASHSDISAEEVAEMINN, from the coding sequence ATGCAGTGGAAAAACATTACGGATCCGGCACATATTAGTCAGATACAAAACCAGGAAGGCTACAGTTTAATATTTAAACACAGTACACGTTGCTCGGTCAGCGCAATGGCTAAGAGACGTTTCGAGATGGATTGGGAAGCAATACCCGAAAACACTTCCCTGTATTTTTTAGATTTAATCAGCTATCGCGACCTTTCTGCGCAGATAGCTGAAACTTTTCAAGTGCATCACGAATCACCGCAAATTTTATTAATCAAAGATGGAGATTGTATCCTGGATGCTTCTCATAGTGACATTTCTGCAGAAGAAGTTGCCGAAATGATTAATAATTAA
- the ribH gene encoding 6,7-dimethyl-8-ribityllumazine synthase yields the protein MATQLKNLSDFSHTTVPDGSAFKFAIAVAEWNAEVTGSLYNGALETLLKHGVSAESIISVPVPGSFELTAAAEILLQKHKDLDAVICLGCVIQGETKHFDFICDAVANGITQVGIKHAKPVIFGVLTTNDQQQAIDRAGGKHGNKGDEAAITALKMAELNATV from the coding sequence ATGGCAACACAACTAAAAAACCTATCCGATTTTTCGCATACTACTGTACCTGATGGTAGTGCTTTTAAATTTGCAATTGCTGTTGCAGAATGGAATGCCGAAGTTACAGGCAGCCTGTATAATGGCGCATTAGAAACCTTGCTTAAACATGGTGTTTCTGCAGAAAGCATCATTTCTGTGCCCGTACCCGGTAGTTTTGAGCTTACTGCTGCTGCCGAAATACTTTTGCAAAAACACAAAGACCTTGATGCAGTCATCTGCCTGGGCTGTGTAATCCAGGGTGAAACCAAACACTTTGATTTTATCTGCGATGCAGTAGCCAATGGCATCACTCAGGTAGGCATTAAACACGCTAAACCTGTAATATTTGGCGTGTTGACTACAAATGATCAACAGCAGGCCATTGACAGAGCTGGTGGTAAACATGGTAACAAAGGAGATGAAGCAGCCATTACTGCCCTAAAAATGGCAGAATTGAATGCTACTGTTTAA
- a CDS encoding tetratricopeptide repeat protein codes for MSTTEKEINQPVRKGSFLEENSKSLLFIAGAIVVLIGIYFWYQNVYLKNRAEEASAKMYKAEQYIGAADSLANKAINGEGGYPGLEKIAEEYDNTKSANLANLYLGGIYLRKGEYKKATEALGKYSETGSPIADPLALGLLGDAYSELKDYKQAATYYKKAADKASNKFTSPMFLKKLGLVYENLKDFKNAEEAYTKIKTQYPESQEAAMIDEYIARAGVQVK; via the coding sequence ATGTCTACAACAGAAAAAGAAATAAATCAGCCGGTAAGAAAGGGCTCTTTTTTAGAAGAAAATTCGAAAAGTCTTTTATTCATTGCAGGTGCAATTGTAGTATTAATAGGCATCTACTTCTGGTATCAGAATGTATACCTTAAAAACAGGGCTGAAGAAGCTTCAGCTAAAATGTACAAAGCAGAGCAATATATTGGTGCTGCAGATTCATTGGCCAACAAAGCTATAAATGGCGAAGGTGGTTACCCTGGTCTTGAAAAAATTGCAGAGGAGTATGACAATACAAAATCAGCAAATCTTGCTAACTTATACCTTGGCGGTATTTACTTGCGTAAAGGTGAATACAAAAAAGCAACTGAAGCTTTAGGCAAATATTCTGAGACAGGAAGTCCTATTGCGGATCCATTGGCTCTAGGCTTGTTAGGTGATGCTTACAGCGAGCTAAAAGACTATAAGCAGGCTGCTACCTACTATAAAAAAGCTGCTGATAAGGCAAGCAACAAATTTACTTCTCCTATGTTCCTTAAAAAACTAGGTTTGGTATATGAAAACCTTAAAGACTTTAAAAATGCTGAAGAAGCATATACTAAAATAAAAACTCAGTATCCTGAGAGCCAGGAAGCGGCTATGATTGATGAGTACATTGCGCGTGCAGGTGTACAAGTTAAATAA
- the recF gene encoding DNA replication and repair protein RecF (All proteins in this family for which functions are known are DNA-binding proteins that assist the filamentation of RecA onto DNA for the initiation of recombination or recombinational repair.), producing the protein MWLKNITLLNFKNYTDANVSFSKTVNAFVGDNGAGKTNLLDAIHYLCLCKGYFNPIDTQQIKTGHDLFMIQGDFDREEKNEKITCGVKRNQKKQFKRNKKEYDKLANHIGLFPLVMISPYDTNIIMEGSEERRRFMDNVISQTDTYYLDELILYNRHLLNRNALLKQIAITRSYDPTLLEIYNEQLVASGTKIYAKRQQFMIEFIPLFDKYYQFLTNDKEQVSLQYQSQLNDTAFEQLLLQSIEKDKILERTTTGIHKDELVFTISDMALKKFGSQGQQKSFLIALKLAQYAYLQKYKGFKPLLLLDDIFDKLDDNRMHKLMEMVSHHDFGQIFITDTGKERVLAVFNKIEVPVTLFEVTNGTINHA; encoded by the coding sequence ATGTGGTTAAAAAACATTACCCTTCTTAATTTTAAAAACTATACGGATGCAAATGTTAGTTTTTCTAAAACAGTAAATGCATTTGTAGGTGATAATGGGGCCGGTAAAACTAATTTACTTGACGCCATCCACTATTTATGCCTATGTAAAGGGTATTTTAATCCCATCGATACACAGCAAATTAAGACCGGTCATGATCTTTTTATGATTCAAGGTGACTTTGATCGTGAAGAGAAGAATGAAAAGATTACCTGCGGGGTAAAACGGAATCAGAAAAAACAGTTTAAACGGAACAAAAAGGAATACGATAAACTGGCCAATCACATTGGCCTGTTTCCATTGGTGATGATTTCTCCTTACGATACCAACATCATTATGGAGGGAAGTGAGGAACGCAGGCGGTTTATGGACAATGTAATCTCGCAAACGGATACATATTATCTGGACGAATTGATTTTATACAACCGTCATCTGTTAAACCGGAATGCCTTGTTAAAGCAGATTGCCATCACAAGAAGCTATGATCCGACTTTGTTGGAGATTTATAATGAACAGTTGGTTGCCTCTGGTACTAAGATTTATGCCAAGCGTCAGCAGTTTATGATCGAGTTTATTCCGCTATTTGATAAATATTATCAATTCTTAACCAATGATAAGGAGCAGGTGAGTCTGCAATACCAGAGTCAGCTAAATGATACAGCTTTCGAACAATTGTTGTTACAGTCTATAGAAAAGGATAAAATTCTGGAAAGGACCACCACAGGTATCCATAAAGATGAATTGGTCTTTACGATATCAGATATGGCTTTGAAAAAGTTTGGCTCGCAAGGACAGCAGAAATCTTTTTTAATTGCATTGAAGCTGGCACAATATGCTTATCTTCAGAAGTATAAAGGATTTAAACCCTTGCTGTTGTTGGATGATATTTTTGATAAACTGGATGACAACAGAATGCATAAACTAATGGAAATGGTATCTCATCATGATTTTGGACAAATCTTTATTACTGATACAGGAAAGGAGCGGGTACTGGCCGTATTTAATAAAATCGAAGTACCGGTAACTTTATTCGAAGTCACTAACGGAACAATAAATCATGCGTAA
- a CDS encoding DUF721 domain-containing protein, which translates to MRKPNDITLKEGIGKLLNVYKLKGKFDETSVVALWPELMGTAIANRTTKIYVSQKKLFIRIESSVIKNELLMVRSGIIQKINERAGSEVITDLVFL; encoded by the coding sequence ATGCGTAAACCTAACGACATTACATTGAAAGAAGGCATTGGCAAGTTGCTGAATGTCTACAAGCTGAAAGGTAAGTTTGATGAAACTTCGGTGGTGGCCTTATGGCCCGAACTGATGGGGACGGCTATTGCTAACCGGACTACAAAAATTTATGTTTCACAAAAGAAATTATTTATCAGGATTGAGTCGTCAGTAATCAAGAATGAGTTGCTGATGGTAAGATCCGGCATCATTCAAAAGATAAATGAACGCGCCGGATCTGAAGTGATTACTGATCTGGTATTTCTTTAG
- a CDS encoding FKBP-type peptidyl-prolyl cis-trans isomerase gives MKKTVITLMLPFCALAVNAQTKAKTATVKKTTTVKKTTPAVAFKSTLDSASYAFGNTMATSMKNDGLNSLNYELLIKGLKDGFGNATPLIPKEQSQAAINNLFKSVSQQKYAPVLAEGKAFLERNKKESGVQTTPSGLQYQVITRGTGIKPKATDTVLVNYRGTLLNGKQFDSSYDRKEPLSLPLNGVIAGWTEGVQLMQTGSKYKFFIPYNLAYGERGAGEDIPPYSTLIFEIELLKVNGK, from the coding sequence ATGAAGAAAACAGTTATTACTCTTATGCTTCCGTTTTGCGCGCTTGCCGTGAACGCTCAAACGAAAGCAAAAACAGCTACAGTAAAGAAAACAACAACAGTAAAAAAAACTACACCAGCTGTTGCATTTAAATCAACGTTAGACTCGGCAAGTTATGCTTTTGGTAATACCATGGCCACCAGCATGAAAAACGATGGTCTAAACAGCCTTAATTACGAATTATTGATTAAAGGATTAAAAGATGGTTTTGGTAATGCTACCCCATTAATCCCTAAAGAGCAATCTCAGGCTGCGATCAACAACTTATTTAAAAGTGTAAGTCAACAAAAATACGCGCCGGTTCTTGCAGAAGGTAAAGCATTCTTAGAACGTAATAAAAAAGAATCAGGCGTACAAACTACGCCAAGTGGGTTGCAATATCAAGTGATCACGAGAGGTACGGGGATCAAGCCTAAAGCTACCGATACAGTATTGGTTAACTACAGAGGAACTTTACTTAACGGAAAACAGTTTGACAGCTCATACGACAGAAAAGAGCCGCTATCCTTACCACTAAATGGGGTAATCGCTGGCTGGACAGAGGGTGTTCAATTGATGCAAACAGGTTCAAAATATAAGTTCTTTATCCCTTACAACCTTGCTTACGGAGAACGTGGCGCCGGAGAGGATATTCCTCCTTACAGCACCCTAATCTTTGAAATTGAACTGCTAAAAGTAAACGGAAAATAG
- a CDS encoding nucleoside-diphosphate kinase, protein MSTNRTFTMIKPDAVANGHIGAIINDITAAGFKIIALKYTKLTPETAGEFYAVHKERPFYADLVSFMSSGPIVAAILEKDNAIEDFRKLIGATNPAEAAEGTIRQKYAKSIDANAVHGSDSDENAAIEGDFFFTAAERF, encoded by the coding sequence ATGAGTACAAATAGAACTTTTACCATGATTAAGCCTGATGCTGTTGCTAATGGCCATATTGGTGCAATCATTAACGACATCACTGCTGCAGGTTTTAAAATCATTGCATTAAAATACACTAAACTAACTCCGGAAACAGCTGGCGAGTTTTATGCAGTTCACAAAGAGCGTCCTTTTTATGCTGACCTGGTAAGCTTCATGTCTTCAGGACCAATCGTTGCTGCGATCCTTGAAAAAGACAATGCTATCGAAGATTTCAGAAAATTGATTGGTGCTACTAACCCTGCTGAAGCAGCTGAAGGTACTATCCGTCAGAAATATGCTAAATCAATTGACGCTAACGCTGTTCATGGTTCAGATTCTGATGAGAACGCTGCAATTGAAGGCGATTTCTTCTTTACTGCTGCTGAGCGCTTCTAA